Proteins found in one Oncorhynchus keta strain PuntledgeMale-10-30-2019 chromosome 2, Oket_V2, whole genome shotgun sequence genomic segment:
- the exoc7 gene encoding exocyst complex component 7 isoform X2, translating into MRIWGSLLLFCGIAFAIIFSILVAFLLYLRLPKTPRMIPTEDASARKREIEEKLKQEQETLSFIRENMEKSDQLTKGMVSILSSFESRLMQLENSIIPVHKQTENLQRLQENVDKTLSCMDHVISYYHVAKDTDKIIREGPTGRLDEYLACIAKIQKAVEYFQDNNPDSPELNTVKARFEKGKELLEAEFRGLLTRYSKPVPPILILDAITVDEELEVQEEVTLEHLPEAVLQDIICISGWLVEYGRNQDFMNVYFQIRSNQLDRSIKGLKDHFRKSSASSGILYSPAVQTKRKDTPTKKAPKRPGTIRKAQNLLKQYSQHGLDGKKGGSNLTPLEGHDHDQRVKHQSDALTDKHGAAAGKDDVLDIEIDSYIHCISAFVKLAQSEYILLTEIIPEHHQKKTFDSLIQEALDNLMLEGDNIVAAARRAIMRHDYSAVLTIFPILRHLKQTKPDFDSTLQGTAASTKNKLPTLITSMETIGAKALEEFADSIKNDPDKEYNMPKDGTVHELTSNAILFLQQLLDFQETAGAMLASQETSSSASSSEFSRRLLSTYICKVLGNLQLNLLSKSKVYEDSALSAIFLHNNYNYILKSLEKSELIQLVTVTQKKAESSYRELIEQQKQIYQRSWYKVTEHITDRNMPAFQPGTKLKDKERQVIKDKFKGFNDGLEELCKIQKMWAIPDKEQRDTIRHAQRRVVSEAYRAFLQRYANISFTKNPEKYHKYRPEQVEEMIERLFDTSA; encoded by the exons ATGAGAATCTGGGGGTCATTGTTATTATTTTGTGGAATAGCTTTTGCTATTATATTTTCAATATTGGTGGCCTTTCTTCTGTATCTACGTTTGCCAAAAACACCCAGGATGATTCCGACCGAGGATGCGTccgcgaggaagagagagatagaggagaaacTAAAGCAG GAACAGGAAACCCTGTCCTTCATCCGAGAGAATATGGAGAAGAGTGATCAGCTGACTAAAGGGATG GTGTCCATCTTGTCATCGTTTGAGAGTCGTCTGATGCAGCTGGAGAACTCCATCATCCCAGTACACAAGCAGACAGAGAACCTACAGAGGCTTCAGGAGAATGTGGATAAGACCCTGTCCTGCATGGACCATGTCATCAGTTATTACCATGTAGCCAAGGACACCGACAAGATCATCAGAGAGGG GCCAACGGGTAGACTAGATGAGTACCTGGCCTGCATTGCCAAGATCCAGAAAGCTGTTGAGTACTTTCAGGACAACAACCCAGATAGCCCTGAGCTCAATACAGTG AAAGCACGATTTGAGAAGGGTAAGGAGCTCCTGGAGGCTGAGTTCCGTGGTCTGCTGACCCGCTACAGTAAGCCTGTTCCTCCCATATTGATCCTGGATGCCATCACTGTAGATGAGGAGCTGGAGGTTCAGGAGGAGGTGACTCTAGAACACCTCCCTGAGGCCGTGCTACAGGATATCATCTGTatctctggctggctggtggagTACGGACGCAACCAGG ACTTTATGAATGTTTACTTCCAGATCCGCTCCAATCAGTTGGACCGCTCCATCAAGGGTTTGAAAGACCACTTCCGGAAGAGTTCTGCCTCTTCTGGCATCCTCTACTCACCAGCCGTTCAGACCAAACGCAAGGACACTCCCACTAAGAAGGCACCCAAGAGACCAG GGACCATTCGCAAGGCTCAGAACCTTCTCAAACAGTACTCTCAGCATGGTCTGGATGGGAAAAAGGGGGGCTCTAACCTCACTCCTTTGGAAG GTCACGATCATGACCAGCGGGTCAAACACCAGTCAGACGCCCTGACCGACAAGCATGGGGCAGCAGCAG GGAAGGATGATGTCCTGGACATAGAGATCGACTCTTACATCCACTGCATCAGTGCCTTTGTGAAGCTGGCCCAGAGTGAATACATCCTGCTCACAGAGATCATCCCTGAACACCACCAGAAGAAGACCTTTGACTCCCTCATACAG GAAGCCCTGGACAACCTGATGCTGGAGGGTGACAACATAGTGGCGGCAGCACGGCGGGCCATCATGAGACACGACTACTCTGCTGTCCTCACCATCTTCCCCATCCTCAGGCACCTTAAACAGACCAAGCCAGACTTTGACTCCACGCTCCAG GGCACAGCTGCCAGTACCAAGAACAAGCTGCCTACCCTCATCACGTCCATGGAGACTATCGGAGCCAAAGCTCTGGAGGAGTTTGCAGACAGCATCAAG AATGACCCTGACAAGGAGTACAACATGCCTAAGGATGGAACTGTCCATGAGCTCACCAGCAAT gcCATCCTGTTCCTTCAGCAGCTGCTGGACTTCCAAGAGACAGCCGGAGCTATGCTTGCCTCTCAAG AGACCAGTTCGTCAGCCAGCAGCTCTGAGTTCAGTAGGAGACTTCTCAGCACCTACATAT GTAAAGTGTTGGGGAACTTGCAGCTGAATCTTCTCAGTAAATCCAAGGTGTACGAGGACTCTGCTCTGAGTGCCATCTTCCtccacaacaactacaactacatcCTCAAGTCCCTGGAGAA GTCTGAGCTGATCCAGTTAGTGACAGTGACTCAGAAGAAGGCTGAGAGTTCATACAGAGAGCTGATAGAACAGCAGAAACAGATATACCAGCGCAG CTGGTACAAGGTCACAGAGCATATTACGGACCGGAACATGCCTGCCTTCCAACCAGGAACCAAG CTGAAAGACAAAGAGCGTCAGGTGATCAAAGACAAGTTTAAG GGATTCAACGACGGTCTGGAGGAGCTCTGTAAGATCCAGAAGATGTGGGCCATCCCAGACAAGGAGCAGAGAGACACCATCCGCCACGCCCAGAGGAGAGTGGTATCCGAGGCCTACAGGGCCTTCCTACAGAG ATACGCCAACATTTCGTTCACCAAAAATCCTGAGAAATACCACAAGTATCGTCCAGAGCAGGTGGAGGAGATGATCGAGAGGCTTTTTGATACCTCAGCCTAA
- the exoc7 gene encoding exocyst complex component 7 isoform X10 translates to MRIWGSLLLFCGIAFAIIFSILVAFLLYLRLPKTPRMIPTEDASARKREIEEKLKQEQETLSFIRENMEKSDQLTKGMVSILSSFESRLMQLENSIIPVHKQTENLQRLQENVDKTLSCMDHVISYYHVAKDTDKIIREGPTGRLDEYLACIAKIQKAVEYFQDNNPDSPELNTVKARFEKGKELLEAEFRGLLTRYSKPVPPILILDAITVDEELEVQEEVTLEHLPEAVLQDIICISGWLVEYGRNQDFMNVYFQIRSNQLDRSIKGLKDHFRKSSASSGILYSPAVQTKRKDTPTKKAPKRPGTIRKAQNLLKQYSQHGLDGKKGGSNLTPLEGKDDVLDIEIDSYIHCISAFVKLAQSEYILLTEIIPEHHQKKTFDSLIQEALDNLMLEGDNIVAAARRAIMRHDYSAVLTIFPILRHLKQTKPDFDSTLQGTAASTKNKLPTLITSMETIGAKALEEFADSIKNDPDKEYNMPKDGTVHELTSNAILFLQQLLDFQETAGAMLASQVLGDTYNIPLDPRETSSSASSSEFSRRLLSTYICKVLGNLQLNLLSKSKVYEDSALSAIFLHNNYNYILKSLEKSELIQLVTVTQKKAESSYRELIEQQKQIYQRSWYKVTEHITDRNMPAFQPGTKLKDKERQVIKDKFKGFNDGLEELCKIQKMWAIPDKEQRDTIRHAQRRVVSEAYRAFLQRYANISFTKNPEKYHKYRPEQVEEMIERLFDTSA, encoded by the exons ATGAGAATCTGGGGGTCATTGTTATTATTTTGTGGAATAGCTTTTGCTATTATATTTTCAATATTGGTGGCCTTTCTTCTGTATCTACGTTTGCCAAAAACACCCAGGATGATTCCGACCGAGGATGCGTccgcgaggaagagagagatagaggagaaacTAAAGCAG GAACAGGAAACCCTGTCCTTCATCCGAGAGAATATGGAGAAGAGTGATCAGCTGACTAAAGGGATG GTGTCCATCTTGTCATCGTTTGAGAGTCGTCTGATGCAGCTGGAGAACTCCATCATCCCAGTACACAAGCAGACAGAGAACCTACAGAGGCTTCAGGAGAATGTGGATAAGACCCTGTCCTGCATGGACCATGTCATCAGTTATTACCATGTAGCCAAGGACACCGACAAGATCATCAGAGAGGG GCCAACGGGTAGACTAGATGAGTACCTGGCCTGCATTGCCAAGATCCAGAAAGCTGTTGAGTACTTTCAGGACAACAACCCAGATAGCCCTGAGCTCAATACAGTG AAAGCACGATTTGAGAAGGGTAAGGAGCTCCTGGAGGCTGAGTTCCGTGGTCTGCTGACCCGCTACAGTAAGCCTGTTCCTCCCATATTGATCCTGGATGCCATCACTGTAGATGAGGAGCTGGAGGTTCAGGAGGAGGTGACTCTAGAACACCTCCCTGAGGCCGTGCTACAGGATATCATCTGTatctctggctggctggtggagTACGGACGCAACCAGG ACTTTATGAATGTTTACTTCCAGATCCGCTCCAATCAGTTGGACCGCTCCATCAAGGGTTTGAAAGACCACTTCCGGAAGAGTTCTGCCTCTTCTGGCATCCTCTACTCACCAGCCGTTCAGACCAAACGCAAGGACACTCCCACTAAGAAGGCACCCAAGAGACCAG GGACCATTCGCAAGGCTCAGAACCTTCTCAAACAGTACTCTCAGCATGGTCTGGATGGGAAAAAGGGGGGCTCTAACCTCACTCCTTTGGAAG GGAAGGATGATGTCCTGGACATAGAGATCGACTCTTACATCCACTGCATCAGTGCCTTTGTGAAGCTGGCCCAGAGTGAATACATCCTGCTCACAGAGATCATCCCTGAACACCACCAGAAGAAGACCTTTGACTCCCTCATACAG GAAGCCCTGGACAACCTGATGCTGGAGGGTGACAACATAGTGGCGGCAGCACGGCGGGCCATCATGAGACACGACTACTCTGCTGTCCTCACCATCTTCCCCATCCTCAGGCACCTTAAACAGACCAAGCCAGACTTTGACTCCACGCTCCAG GGCACAGCTGCCAGTACCAAGAACAAGCTGCCTACCCTCATCACGTCCATGGAGACTATCGGAGCCAAAGCTCTGGAGGAGTTTGCAGACAGCATCAAG AATGACCCTGACAAGGAGTACAACATGCCTAAGGATGGAACTGTCCATGAGCTCACCAGCAAT gcCATCCTGTTCCTTCAGCAGCTGCTGGACTTCCAAGAGACAGCCGGAGCTATGCTTGCCTCTCAAG TACTGGGGGACACGTACAATATCCCTTTAGACCCCCGAG AGACCAGTTCGTCAGCCAGCAGCTCTGAGTTCAGTAGGAGACTTCTCAGCACCTACATAT GTAAAGTGTTGGGGAACTTGCAGCTGAATCTTCTCAGTAAATCCAAGGTGTACGAGGACTCTGCTCTGAGTGCCATCTTCCtccacaacaactacaactacatcCTCAAGTCCCTGGAGAA GTCTGAGCTGATCCAGTTAGTGACAGTGACTCAGAAGAAGGCTGAGAGTTCATACAGAGAGCTGATAGAACAGCAGAAACAGATATACCAGCGCAG CTGGTACAAGGTCACAGAGCATATTACGGACCGGAACATGCCTGCCTTCCAACCAGGAACCAAG CTGAAAGACAAAGAGCGTCAGGTGATCAAAGACAAGTTTAAG GGATTCAACGACGGTCTGGAGGAGCTCTGTAAGATCCAGAAGATGTGGGCCATCCCAGACAAGGAGCAGAGAGACACCATCCGCCACGCCCAGAGGAGAGTGGTATCCGAGGCCTACAGGGCCTTCCTACAGAG ATACGCCAACATTTCGTTCACCAAAAATCCTGAGAAATACCACAAGTATCGTCCAGAGCAGGTGGAGGAGATGATCGAGAGGCTTTTTGATACCTCAGCCTAA
- the exoc7 gene encoding exocyst complex component 7 isoform X4, with translation MRIWGSLLLFCGIAFAIIFSILVAFLLYLRLPKTPRMIPTEDASARKREIEEKLKQEQETLSFIRENMEKSDQLTKGMVSILSSFESRLMQLENSIIPVHKQTENLQRLQENVDKTLSCMDHVISYYHVAKDTDKIIREGPTGRLDEYLACIAKIQKAVEYFQDNNPDSPELNTVKARFEKGKELLEAEFRGLLTRYSKPVPPILILDAITVDEELEVQEEVTLEHLPEAVLQDIICISGWLVEYGRNQDFMNVYFQIRSNQLDRSIKGLKDHFRKSSASSGILYSPAVQTKRKDTPTKKAPKRPGTIRKAQNLLKQYSQHGLDGKKGGSNLTPLEGKDDVLDIEIDSYIHCISAFVKLAQSEYILLTEIIPEHHQKKTFDSLIQEALDNLMLEGDNIVAAARRAIMRHDYSAVLTIFPILRHLKQTKPDFDSTLQGTAASTKNKLPTLITSMETIGAKALEEFADSIKNDPDKEYNMPKDGTVHELTSNAILFLQQLLDFQETAGAMLASQETSSSASSSEFSRRLLSTYICKVLGNLQLNLLSKSKVYEDSALSAIFLHNNYNYILKSLEKSELIQLVTVTQKKAESSYRELIEQQKQIYQRSWYKVTEHITDRNMPAFQPGTKLKDKERQVIKDKFKGFNDGLEELCKIQKMWAIPDKEQRDTIRHAQRRVVSEAYRAFLQRYANISFTKNPEKYHKYRPEQVEEMIERLFDTSA, from the exons ATGAGAATCTGGGGGTCATTGTTATTATTTTGTGGAATAGCTTTTGCTATTATATTTTCAATATTGGTGGCCTTTCTTCTGTATCTACGTTTGCCAAAAACACCCAGGATGATTCCGACCGAGGATGCGTccgcgaggaagagagagatagaggagaaacTAAAGCAG GAACAGGAAACCCTGTCCTTCATCCGAGAGAATATGGAGAAGAGTGATCAGCTGACTAAAGGGATG GTGTCCATCTTGTCATCGTTTGAGAGTCGTCTGATGCAGCTGGAGAACTCCATCATCCCAGTACACAAGCAGACAGAGAACCTACAGAGGCTTCAGGAGAATGTGGATAAGACCCTGTCCTGCATGGACCATGTCATCAGTTATTACCATGTAGCCAAGGACACCGACAAGATCATCAGAGAGGG GCCAACGGGTAGACTAGATGAGTACCTGGCCTGCATTGCCAAGATCCAGAAAGCTGTTGAGTACTTTCAGGACAACAACCCAGATAGCCCTGAGCTCAATACAGTG AAAGCACGATTTGAGAAGGGTAAGGAGCTCCTGGAGGCTGAGTTCCGTGGTCTGCTGACCCGCTACAGTAAGCCTGTTCCTCCCATATTGATCCTGGATGCCATCACTGTAGATGAGGAGCTGGAGGTTCAGGAGGAGGTGACTCTAGAACACCTCCCTGAGGCCGTGCTACAGGATATCATCTGTatctctggctggctggtggagTACGGACGCAACCAGG ACTTTATGAATGTTTACTTCCAGATCCGCTCCAATCAGTTGGACCGCTCCATCAAGGGTTTGAAAGACCACTTCCGGAAGAGTTCTGCCTCTTCTGGCATCCTCTACTCACCAGCCGTTCAGACCAAACGCAAGGACACTCCCACTAAGAAGGCACCCAAGAGACCAG GGACCATTCGCAAGGCTCAGAACCTTCTCAAACAGTACTCTCAGCATGGTCTGGATGGGAAAAAGGGGGGCTCTAACCTCACTCCTTTGGAAG GGAAGGATGATGTCCTGGACATAGAGATCGACTCTTACATCCACTGCATCAGTGCCTTTGTGAAGCTGGCCCAGAGTGAATACATCCTGCTCACAGAGATCATCCCTGAACACCACCAGAAGAAGACCTTTGACTCCCTCATACAG GAAGCCCTGGACAACCTGATGCTGGAGGGTGACAACATAGTGGCGGCAGCACGGCGGGCCATCATGAGACACGACTACTCTGCTGTCCTCACCATCTTCCCCATCCTCAGGCACCTTAAACAGACCAAGCCAGACTTTGACTCCACGCTCCAG GGCACAGCTGCCAGTACCAAGAACAAGCTGCCTACCCTCATCACGTCCATGGAGACTATCGGAGCCAAAGCTCTGGAGGAGTTTGCAGACAGCATCAAG AATGACCCTGACAAGGAGTACAACATGCCTAAGGATGGAACTGTCCATGAGCTCACCAGCAAT gcCATCCTGTTCCTTCAGCAGCTGCTGGACTTCCAAGAGACAGCCGGAGCTATGCTTGCCTCTCAAG AGACCAGTTCGTCAGCCAGCAGCTCTGAGTTCAGTAGGAGACTTCTCAGCACCTACATAT GTAAAGTGTTGGGGAACTTGCAGCTGAATCTTCTCAGTAAATCCAAGGTGTACGAGGACTCTGCTCTGAGTGCCATCTTCCtccacaacaactacaactacatcCTCAAGTCCCTGGAGAA GTCTGAGCTGATCCAGTTAGTGACAGTGACTCAGAAGAAGGCTGAGAGTTCATACAGAGAGCTGATAGAACAGCAGAAACAGATATACCAGCGCAG CTGGTACAAGGTCACAGAGCATATTACGGACCGGAACATGCCTGCCTTCCAACCAGGAACCAAG CTGAAAGACAAAGAGCGTCAGGTGATCAAAGACAAGTTTAAG GGATTCAACGACGGTCTGGAGGAGCTCTGTAAGATCCAGAAGATGTGGGCCATCCCAGACAAGGAGCAGAGAGACACCATCCGCCACGCCCAGAGGAGAGTGGTATCCGAGGCCTACAGGGCCTTCCTACAGAG ATACGCCAACATTTCGTTCACCAAAAATCCTGAGAAATACCACAAGTATCGTCCAGAGCAGGTGGAGGAGATGATCGAGAGGCTTTTTGATACCTCAGCCTAA
- the exoc7 gene encoding exocyst complex component 7 isoform X6, which translates to MRIWGSLLLFCGIAFAIIFSILVAFLLYLRLPKTPRMIPTEDASARKREIEEKLKQEQETLSFIRENMEKSDQLTKGMVSILSSFESRLMQLENSIIPVHKQTENLQRLQENVDKTLSCMDHVISYYHVAKDTDKIIREGPTGRLDEYLACIAKIQKAVEYFQDNNPDSPELNTVKARFEKGKELLEAEFRGLLTRYSKPVPPILILDAITVDEELEVQEEVTLEHLPEAVLQDIICISGWLVEYGRNQDFMNVYFQIRSNQLDRSIKGLKDHFRKSSASSGILYSPAVQTKRKDTPTKKAPKRPGHDHDQRVKHQSDALTDKHGAAAGKDDVLDIEIDSYIHCISAFVKLAQSEYILLTEIIPEHHQKKTFDSLIQEALDNLMLEGDNIVAAARRAIMRHDYSAVLTIFPILRHLKQTKPDFDSTLQGTAASTKNKLPTLITSMETIGAKALEEFADSIKNDPDKEYNMPKDGTVHELTSNAILFLQQLLDFQETAGAMLASQETSSSASSSEFSRRLLSTYICKVLGNLQLNLLSKSKVYEDSALSAIFLHNNYNYILKSLEKSELIQLVTVTQKKAESSYRELIEQQKQIYQRSWYKVTEHITDRNMPAFQPGTKLKDKERQVIKDKFKGFNDGLEELCKIQKMWAIPDKEQRDTIRHAQRRVVSEAYRAFLQRYANISFTKNPEKYHKYRPEQVEEMIERLFDTSA; encoded by the exons ATGAGAATCTGGGGGTCATTGTTATTATTTTGTGGAATAGCTTTTGCTATTATATTTTCAATATTGGTGGCCTTTCTTCTGTATCTACGTTTGCCAAAAACACCCAGGATGATTCCGACCGAGGATGCGTccgcgaggaagagagagatagaggagaaacTAAAGCAG GAACAGGAAACCCTGTCCTTCATCCGAGAGAATATGGAGAAGAGTGATCAGCTGACTAAAGGGATG GTGTCCATCTTGTCATCGTTTGAGAGTCGTCTGATGCAGCTGGAGAACTCCATCATCCCAGTACACAAGCAGACAGAGAACCTACAGAGGCTTCAGGAGAATGTGGATAAGACCCTGTCCTGCATGGACCATGTCATCAGTTATTACCATGTAGCCAAGGACACCGACAAGATCATCAGAGAGGG GCCAACGGGTAGACTAGATGAGTACCTGGCCTGCATTGCCAAGATCCAGAAAGCTGTTGAGTACTTTCAGGACAACAACCCAGATAGCCCTGAGCTCAATACAGTG AAAGCACGATTTGAGAAGGGTAAGGAGCTCCTGGAGGCTGAGTTCCGTGGTCTGCTGACCCGCTACAGTAAGCCTGTTCCTCCCATATTGATCCTGGATGCCATCACTGTAGATGAGGAGCTGGAGGTTCAGGAGGAGGTGACTCTAGAACACCTCCCTGAGGCCGTGCTACAGGATATCATCTGTatctctggctggctggtggagTACGGACGCAACCAGG ACTTTATGAATGTTTACTTCCAGATCCGCTCCAATCAGTTGGACCGCTCCATCAAGGGTTTGAAAGACCACTTCCGGAAGAGTTCTGCCTCTTCTGGCATCCTCTACTCACCAGCCGTTCAGACCAAACGCAAGGACACTCCCACTAAGAAGGCACCCAAGAGACCAG GTCACGATCATGACCAGCGGGTCAAACACCAGTCAGACGCCCTGACCGACAAGCATGGGGCAGCAGCAG GGAAGGATGATGTCCTGGACATAGAGATCGACTCTTACATCCACTGCATCAGTGCCTTTGTGAAGCTGGCCCAGAGTGAATACATCCTGCTCACAGAGATCATCCCTGAACACCACCAGAAGAAGACCTTTGACTCCCTCATACAG GAAGCCCTGGACAACCTGATGCTGGAGGGTGACAACATAGTGGCGGCAGCACGGCGGGCCATCATGAGACACGACTACTCTGCTGTCCTCACCATCTTCCCCATCCTCAGGCACCTTAAACAGACCAAGCCAGACTTTGACTCCACGCTCCAG GGCACAGCTGCCAGTACCAAGAACAAGCTGCCTACCCTCATCACGTCCATGGAGACTATCGGAGCCAAAGCTCTGGAGGAGTTTGCAGACAGCATCAAG AATGACCCTGACAAGGAGTACAACATGCCTAAGGATGGAACTGTCCATGAGCTCACCAGCAAT gcCATCCTGTTCCTTCAGCAGCTGCTGGACTTCCAAGAGACAGCCGGAGCTATGCTTGCCTCTCAAG AGACCAGTTCGTCAGCCAGCAGCTCTGAGTTCAGTAGGAGACTTCTCAGCACCTACATAT GTAAAGTGTTGGGGAACTTGCAGCTGAATCTTCTCAGTAAATCCAAGGTGTACGAGGACTCTGCTCTGAGTGCCATCTTCCtccacaacaactacaactacatcCTCAAGTCCCTGGAGAA GTCTGAGCTGATCCAGTTAGTGACAGTGACTCAGAAGAAGGCTGAGAGTTCATACAGAGAGCTGATAGAACAGCAGAAACAGATATACCAGCGCAG CTGGTACAAGGTCACAGAGCATATTACGGACCGGAACATGCCTGCCTTCCAACCAGGAACCAAG CTGAAAGACAAAGAGCGTCAGGTGATCAAAGACAAGTTTAAG GGATTCAACGACGGTCTGGAGGAGCTCTGTAAGATCCAGAAGATGTGGGCCATCCCAGACAAGGAGCAGAGAGACACCATCCGCCACGCCCAGAGGAGAGTGGTATCCGAGGCCTACAGGGCCTTCCTACAGAG ATACGCCAACATTTCGTTCACCAAAAATCCTGAGAAATACCACAAGTATCGTCCAGAGCAGGTGGAGGAGATGATCGAGAGGCTTTTTGATACCTCAGCCTAA
- the exoc7 gene encoding exocyst complex component 7 isoform X7 yields MRIWGSLLLFCGIAFAIIFSILVAFLLYLRLPKTPRMIPTEDASARKREIEEKLKQEQETLSFIRENMEKSDQLTKGMVSILSSFESRLMQLENSIIPVHKQTENLQRLQENVDKTLSCMDHVISYYHVAKDTDKIIREGPTGRLDEYLACIAKIQKAVEYFQDNNPDSPELNTVKARFEKGKELLEAEFRGLLTRYSKPVPPILILDAITVDEELEVQEEVTLEHLPEAVLQDIICISGWLVEYGRNQDFMNVYFQIRSNQLDRSIKGLKDHFRKSSASSGILYSPAVQTKRKDTPTKKAPKRPGKDDVLDIEIDSYIHCISAFVKLAQSEYILLTEIIPEHHQKKTFDSLIQEALDNLMLEGDNIVAAARRAIMRHDYSAVLTIFPILRHLKQTKPDFDSTLQGTAASTKNKLPTLITSMETIGAKALEEFADSIKNDPDKEYNMPKDGTVHELTSNAILFLQQLLDFQETAGAMLASQETSSSASSSEFSRRLLSTYICKVLGNLQLNLLSKSKVYEDSALSAIFLHNNYNYILKSLEKSELIQLVTVTQKKAESSYRELIEQQKQIYQRSWYKVTEHITDRNMPAFQPGTKLKDKERQVIKDKFKGFNDGLEELCKIQKMWAIPDKEQRDTIRHAQRRVVSEAYRAFLQRYANISFTKNPEKYHKYRPEQVEEMIERLFDTSA; encoded by the exons ATGAGAATCTGGGGGTCATTGTTATTATTTTGTGGAATAGCTTTTGCTATTATATTTTCAATATTGGTGGCCTTTCTTCTGTATCTACGTTTGCCAAAAACACCCAGGATGATTCCGACCGAGGATGCGTccgcgaggaagagagagatagaggagaaacTAAAGCAG GAACAGGAAACCCTGTCCTTCATCCGAGAGAATATGGAGAAGAGTGATCAGCTGACTAAAGGGATG GTGTCCATCTTGTCATCGTTTGAGAGTCGTCTGATGCAGCTGGAGAACTCCATCATCCCAGTACACAAGCAGACAGAGAACCTACAGAGGCTTCAGGAGAATGTGGATAAGACCCTGTCCTGCATGGACCATGTCATCAGTTATTACCATGTAGCCAAGGACACCGACAAGATCATCAGAGAGGG GCCAACGGGTAGACTAGATGAGTACCTGGCCTGCATTGCCAAGATCCAGAAAGCTGTTGAGTACTTTCAGGACAACAACCCAGATAGCCCTGAGCTCAATACAGTG AAAGCACGATTTGAGAAGGGTAAGGAGCTCCTGGAGGCTGAGTTCCGTGGTCTGCTGACCCGCTACAGTAAGCCTGTTCCTCCCATATTGATCCTGGATGCCATCACTGTAGATGAGGAGCTGGAGGTTCAGGAGGAGGTGACTCTAGAACACCTCCCTGAGGCCGTGCTACAGGATATCATCTGTatctctggctggctggtggagTACGGACGCAACCAGG ACTTTATGAATGTTTACTTCCAGATCCGCTCCAATCAGTTGGACCGCTCCATCAAGGGTTTGAAAGACCACTTCCGGAAGAGTTCTGCCTCTTCTGGCATCCTCTACTCACCAGCCGTTCAGACCAAACGCAAGGACACTCCCACTAAGAAGGCACCCAAGAGACCAG GGAAGGATGATGTCCTGGACATAGAGATCGACTCTTACATCCACTGCATCAGTGCCTTTGTGAAGCTGGCCCAGAGTGAATACATCCTGCTCACAGAGATCATCCCTGAACACCACCAGAAGAAGACCTTTGACTCCCTCATACAG GAAGCCCTGGACAACCTGATGCTGGAGGGTGACAACATAGTGGCGGCAGCACGGCGGGCCATCATGAGACACGACTACTCTGCTGTCCTCACCATCTTCCCCATCCTCAGGCACCTTAAACAGACCAAGCCAGACTTTGACTCCACGCTCCAG GGCACAGCTGCCAGTACCAAGAACAAGCTGCCTACCCTCATCACGTCCATGGAGACTATCGGAGCCAAAGCTCTGGAGGAGTTTGCAGACAGCATCAAG AATGACCCTGACAAGGAGTACAACATGCCTAAGGATGGAACTGTCCATGAGCTCACCAGCAAT gcCATCCTGTTCCTTCAGCAGCTGCTGGACTTCCAAGAGACAGCCGGAGCTATGCTTGCCTCTCAAG AGACCAGTTCGTCAGCCAGCAGCTCTGAGTTCAGTAGGAGACTTCTCAGCACCTACATAT GTAAAGTGTTGGGGAACTTGCAGCTGAATCTTCTCAGTAAATCCAAGGTGTACGAGGACTCTGCTCTGAGTGCCATCTTCCtccacaacaactacaactacatcCTCAAGTCCCTGGAGAA GTCTGAGCTGATCCAGTTAGTGACAGTGACTCAGAAGAAGGCTGAGAGTTCATACAGAGAGCTGATAGAACAGCAGAAACAGATATACCAGCGCAG CTGGTACAAGGTCACAGAGCATATTACGGACCGGAACATGCCTGCCTTCCAACCAGGAACCAAG CTGAAAGACAAAGAGCGTCAGGTGATCAAAGACAAGTTTAAG GGATTCAACGACGGTCTGGAGGAGCTCTGTAAGATCCAGAAGATGTGGGCCATCCCAGACAAGGAGCAGAGAGACACCATCCGCCACGCCCAGAGGAGAGTGGTATCCGAGGCCTACAGGGCCTTCCTACAGAG ATACGCCAACATTTCGTTCACCAAAAATCCTGAGAAATACCACAAGTATCGTCCAGAGCAGGTGGAGGAGATGATCGAGAGGCTTTTTGATACCTCAGCCTAA